One part of the Burkholderia latens genome encodes these proteins:
- a CDS encoding patatin-like phospholipase family protein: MAFKILSCDGGGIRGLITALLIQDLDRRSRIIASADGFAGTSTGGLIALGLARGVSISEIVDIYRTKGSVIFRENGAWLAQKQALEQDAVLAGPGVFQCQYVNTGLQDVAKSLVGNGKLADLPRFVAINSARLWDPPTKSWAPCTFSNGNGNAYRNVSLFDAALATSAAPTYFPPYEIAGLGYFADGGVFANNPSVSAIAEALGTGRAGTLDDVRLLSLGTGTSPAGIPPNAIGNPLTWGVSKWLLPFESGSVPAAALLGLTMDTTATIAAQQVGQILNKNYQRGNFVLGQPVGLDDWEKTPILEKETQAYMRTAEWERVCQWVAQFWR; the protein is encoded by the coding sequence ATGGCCTTCAAGATTCTCAGTTGCGACGGCGGCGGTATCCGGGGATTGATCACCGCCCTGCTCATCCAGGATCTCGACCGGCGCAGCCGGATCATTGCGAGCGCTGACGGCTTCGCGGGCACGTCGACGGGCGGCTTGATCGCCCTGGGGCTGGCGCGCGGCGTATCGATTTCAGAGATCGTCGATATCTACAGGACGAAGGGTTCGGTCATCTTCCGGGAAAACGGCGCATGGCTCGCGCAGAAGCAAGCACTCGAACAGGACGCGGTGCTCGCTGGGCCGGGCGTGTTCCAGTGCCAGTATGTCAACACCGGGCTGCAGGATGTTGCCAAGTCGCTGGTCGGCAACGGGAAGCTGGCCGATCTGCCGCGCTTCGTCGCGATCAATTCTGCGCGCCTGTGGGATCCGCCAACCAAGAGCTGGGCTCCGTGCACCTTCTCGAACGGAAACGGCAACGCCTATCGCAATGTGAGCCTGTTCGATGCTGCACTCGCCACGTCGGCTGCACCGACTTATTTTCCGCCGTACGAAATCGCCGGGCTCGGCTATTTCGCCGATGGCGGCGTGTTCGCGAACAATCCGTCCGTGTCCGCCATTGCCGAGGCGCTGGGCACCGGTCGCGCAGGCACGCTGGATGATGTGCGCCTGCTGTCGCTCGGCACCGGAACCAGCCCCGCAGGCATTCCTCCGAACGCGATCGGCAACCCGTTGACCTGGGGCGTCTCGAAATGGCTGTTGCCGTTCGAAAGCGGAAGCGTACCGGCAGCGGCCCTGCTCGGGCTAACGATGGATACGACGGCGACGATCGCCGCACAACAAGTCGGGCAGATACTGAACAAGAACTACCAGCGCGGGAATTTCGTCCTCGGTCAACCCGTCGGCCTCGACGACTGGGAAAAAACTCCGATACTGGAGAAGGAAACCCAGGCGTATATGAGAACTGCCGAGTGGGAACGTGTTTGCCAGTGGGTCGCGCAATTCTGGCGCTGA
- a CDS encoding ABC transporter ATP-binding protein, which yields MVGSRAASPYVDALPARASTLNATSPRVGLPPYPARGTAIPAAHRVTDARVASAPQAGAAGTHSERLLAIDRVSLEYRTGERIVRATHQVSFDVYGSDRFVLLGPSGCGKSTLLKAIAGFIEPVSGSIALDGRRVHGPGPDRIVVFQEFDQLPPWKTVVENVAFPLRAAAKLSRAEARERALHYLDKVGLAAFADAYPHTLSGGMKQRVAIARALAMQPRVLLMDEPFAALDALTRRKMQEELLRLWDEFRFTLLFVTHSIEEALVVGNRILLLSPHPGRVRAELNSHDHSLDSVGSGDFRATVARIHHLLFATDVASETAPAPAVQVTSS from the coding sequence TTGGTTGGGTCGCGCGCCGCGTCGCCGTATGTTGATGCTTTACCTGCAAGAGCTTCGACCTTGAACGCCACATCTCCCCGAGTCGGCTTGCCGCCGTATCCCGCGCGCGGCACGGCCATCCCGGCCGCTCATCGCGTCACCGATGCACGCGTCGCATCGGCGCCGCAAGCCGGCGCGGCTGGCACGCACAGCGAACGCCTGCTGGCGATCGATCGCGTCAGCCTCGAATACCGGACCGGCGAACGGATCGTTCGCGCCACCCACCAGGTCAGTTTCGACGTGTACGGCAGCGACCGCTTCGTGCTGCTCGGCCCGTCAGGTTGCGGCAAATCCACGTTGCTGAAGGCGATCGCCGGCTTTATCGAGCCCGTATCGGGCTCGATCGCGCTCGACGGCCGGCGGGTGCACGGCCCGGGCCCCGACCGCATCGTCGTGTTCCAGGAGTTCGACCAGTTGCCGCCGTGGAAGACGGTCGTCGAGAACGTCGCGTTCCCGCTGCGCGCGGCTGCGAAGCTGTCGCGCGCGGAAGCACGCGAGCGCGCGCTGCATTATCTCGACAAGGTCGGGCTCGCCGCATTCGCCGATGCGTATCCGCATACGCTGTCCGGCGGGATGAAGCAGCGCGTCGCGATCGCGCGCGCGCTGGCGATGCAGCCGCGCGTGCTGCTGATGGATGAACCGTTCGCCGCGCTCGACGCGCTCACGCGCCGCAAGATGCAGGAGGAGTTGCTGCGTCTATGGGACGAATTCCGCTTCACGCTCCTGTTCGTCACGCACTCGATCGAGGAGGCGCTCGTGGTCGGCAACCGGATCCTGCTGCTGTCGCCGCATCCCGGCCGTGTGCGTGCGGAGCTCAACAGCCACGATCACTCGCTCGACAGCGTCGGCAGCGGCGACTTCCGCGCAACCGTCGCACGCATCCATCATCTGCTGTTCGCTACCGACGTCGCGAGCGAAACGGCGCCAGCGCCGGCCGTCCAGGTCACCTCATCATGA
- a CDS encoding ABC transporter permease: MNAIDPAIPPLPPVRAEYVHTLDALPEAEREVPAPLARRVVGSSVFRRALIALVLIAAWEIVARIVANDLLVPTFGATLAAFVQGIASGELLVKTGISMSVLLRGYALGVLFAFALTSVAVSTRIGRDVLSMLTSMFNPLPSIALLPIALLWFGLGAGSLLFVLVHAVLWPLALSMYTGFAGVPATLQMAGRNYGLTGLRQIALILVPAALPSILSGLRVGWAFAWRTLIAAELVFGASAGQGGLGWYIFQNRNELYTDRVFAGLAAVIVIGLLVEHVVFDTLERVTVRRWGIQH; this comes from the coding sequence ATGAACGCGATCGATCCTGCCATCCCGCCGCTGCCGCCGGTGCGAGCGGAATACGTGCACACACTCGACGCGCTGCCCGAGGCCGAACGTGAAGTGCCTGCACCGCTCGCGCGCCGCGTCGTCGGTTCGAGCGTGTTTCGCCGCGCGCTGATCGCGCTGGTGCTGATCGCCGCGTGGGAGATCGTCGCGCGCATCGTCGCGAACGATCTGCTCGTGCCGACTTTCGGCGCGACGCTCGCGGCGTTCGTGCAGGGCATCGCGTCGGGCGAACTGCTGGTGAAGACGGGCATTTCGATGTCGGTGCTGTTGCGGGGCTATGCGCTCGGCGTGCTGTTCGCGTTCGCGCTGACGTCGGTCGCGGTATCGACGCGCATCGGCCGTGACGTGCTGTCGATGCTCACGTCGATGTTCAACCCGCTGCCGTCGATCGCATTGCTGCCGATCGCGCTGCTGTGGTTCGGCCTCGGCGCCGGCAGCCTGCTGTTCGTGCTCGTGCACGCGGTGCTGTGGCCGCTCGCGCTCAGCATGTATACGGGTTTCGCCGGCGTACCGGCGACGCTGCAGATGGCCGGGCGGAACTATGGCCTCACCGGGCTGCGGCAAATCGCGCTGATTCTCGTGCCGGCCGCGCTGCCGTCGATCCTGTCCGGGCTGCGCGTCGGCTGGGCGTTCGCATGGCGCACGCTGATCGCGGCGGAACTCGTGTTCGGCGCGAGCGCGGGGCAGGGCGGGCTCGGCTGGTACATCTTCCAGAACCGCAACGAGTTGTATACCGATCGCGTGTTTGCAGGTCTCGCGGCGGTCATCGTGATCGGACTGCTGGTCGAGCACGTCGTGTTCGATACGCTCGAGCGCGTGACGGTGCGCCGCTGGGGAATCCAGCACTGA
- a CDS encoding ABC transporter substrate-binding protein encodes MSLPHSPALRRMIVSARRALAATLAVALACAVAGTPQAAHAEGRIRIAEQFGVVYLMLNVARDQQLIEKEGRKAGVDIKVDWVRLSGGAAVNDALLSGAVDIAGGGVGPLLTVWDRTHGRQNVKGVASLGNFPYYLVSINPNVKTIADLSAKDRIAVPAVGVSVQSRVLQYAAAKQWGDRQFDKLDAFTQAIPHPDATAAILANSNVITGHFGNPPFQDQELVGNPNAHIVLNSYDVLGGPSSATVLYASEKFRDENPKTYRAFVSALAEAARQITADPERAADTYVRVNGSKIDRALLVKILRNPQVQFKTAPQNTLKLAQFMYRTGAIRNEPKSWRDYFFEDPATAGGS; translated from the coding sequence ATGTCGCTTCCGCATTCGCCGGCCCTGCGCCGCATGATCGTGTCCGCGCGCCGCGCGTTAGCCGCCACGCTCGCCGTCGCGCTGGCCTGCGCCGTTGCCGGCACGCCGCAAGCCGCGCATGCGGAAGGCCGCATCCGCATCGCGGAGCAGTTCGGCGTCGTTTATCTGATGCTGAACGTTGCACGCGACCAGCAACTGATCGAGAAGGAAGGACGCAAAGCCGGCGTCGACATCAAGGTCGACTGGGTACGGTTGTCCGGCGGCGCGGCCGTGAACGACGCGCTGCTGTCCGGTGCGGTCGATATCGCCGGCGGGGGCGTCGGCCCGCTTCTGACCGTGTGGGACCGCACGCACGGCCGGCAGAACGTGAAGGGCGTCGCGTCGCTCGGCAATTTCCCCTACTACCTCGTCAGCATCAACCCGAACGTGAAGACGATCGCCGACCTGAGCGCGAAGGACCGCATCGCGGTGCCGGCCGTCGGCGTGTCGGTGCAGTCGCGTGTGTTGCAGTACGCCGCCGCGAAACAGTGGGGCGACAGGCAGTTCGACAAGCTCGATGCGTTCACGCAGGCGATTCCGCATCCGGATGCAACGGCCGCGATTCTCGCGAACAGCAACGTGATTACCGGCCACTTCGGCAATCCGCCGTTCCAGGACCAGGAACTCGTCGGCAATCCGAATGCGCACATCGTGCTGAATTCCTATGATGTGCTCGGCGGCCCCAGCTCCGCGACGGTGTTGTATGCCTCCGAGAAATTCCGCGACGAGAACCCGAAGACCTACCGCGCGTTCGTCTCCGCGCTTGCCGAAGCCGCGCGCCAGATCACGGCCGATCCGGAGCGCGCGGCCGACACGTACGTTCGCGTGAACGGTTCGAAGATCGATCGTGCATTGCTCGTAAAAATCCTGCGCAATCCGCAGGTGCAGTTCAAGACGGCGCCGCAGAACACGCTGAAGCTCGCGCAGTTCATGTATCGCACCGGCGCGATCCGCAACGAGCCGAAGTCGTGGCGTGACTACTTCTTCGAGGATCCGGCGACGGCTGGCGGCAGCTGA